A region of Dioscorea cayenensis subsp. rotundata cultivar TDr96_F1 chromosome 5, TDr96_F1_v2_PseudoChromosome.rev07_lg8_w22 25.fasta, whole genome shotgun sequence DNA encodes the following proteins:
- the LOC120262496 gene encoding squamosa promoter-binding-like protein 17, with the protein MDVSSSAMAASLTCGSNDSVNGLKFGMKIYFEDVTTAAGGGVGGSSSKGSSSVTAKKGKGVVQGVQQAPRCQVEGCNVDLSDVKAYYSRHKVCAIHSKS; encoded by the coding sequence ATGGATGTGAGTTCAAGCGCTATGGCAGCCTCTCTCACCTGCGGCTCAAATGACTCAGTGAATGGACTCAAGTTTGGTATGAAAATATACTTTGAGGATGTGActactgctgctggtggtggtgttggtggGAGCTCTTCAAAGGGATCAAGCTCGGTGACGGCGAAGAAGGGGAAGGGAGTGGTGCAAGGAGTGCAGCAGGCACCGAGGTGTCAAGTGGAAGGGTGCAATGTGGATCTTAGTGATGTCAAGGCATACTATTCCAGGCATAAGGTTTGTGCCATTCATTCTAAGTCC
- the LOC120262495 gene encoding G patch domain-containing protein 11-like, with amino-acid sequence MTTQTGSKRSRASMAARDGEEEDYMGDISAFLPADDPQYKKIASCKNRQPPQPEKPKLPKSLPWQERRRLEKERRQRAEDEKTRAALEVAIPETNVGFKMLRRMGYRPEEGRAEPVGIEIRRAREGIGVGEEKKRKEREVVERKRIREEEMESDFGCRRRLEWRSRRVAGDYRKAEAALAQLENREVEPVKEDEGEDQEEEEEEQQITEEDLHGLLLKLRDEYLYCLYCGCKYESMETMLNDCPGPHEEDH; translated from the exons ATGACAACCCAAACGGGAAGCAAGCGAAGCAGAGCTTCAATGGCGGCAAGGGATGGAGAGGAAGAGGACTACATGGGCGACATCTCCGCCTTCCTTCCCGCCGATGATCCTCAGTACAAGAAG ATAGCCAGCTGCAAGAATCGTCAGCCGCCGCAGCCGGAGAAGCCGAAGCTCCCGAAGAGTTTGCCGTGGCAGGAGCGGCGGCGGCTGGAGAAGGAGAGGAGGCAGCGAGCGGAGGACGAGAAGACGCGGGCGGCGCTGGAGGTAGCGATCCCGGAGACGAATGTTGGTTTCAAGATGCTGAGGAGAATGGGGTATAGGCCGGAAGAAGGACGGGCGGAGCCGGTCGGGATTGAGATACGCCGGGCAAGGGAGGGGATCGGAGtgggggaggagaagaagaggaaggaaaGGGAGGTGGTGGAGAGGAAGAGGATAAGAGAAGAGGAGATGGAGTCGGATTTCGGGTGCAGGAGAAGGTTGGAATGGAGGAGTCGCAGGGTGGCTGGAGATTATCGAAAGGCAGAAGCTGCTTTGGCGCAGCTGGAGAACAGGGAGGTTGAGCCAGTGAAGGAGGATGAGGGTGAGGatcaggaggaggaggaggaggagcagcaGATCACTGAAGAG GACTTGCATGGCCTATTGTTGAAGTTGAGGGATGAGTATCTCTACTGCCTTTATTGCGGATGCAAG TATGAATCAATGGAGACAATGTTAAATGATTGTCCTGGACCCCATGAAGAGGAccactaa